The following nucleotide sequence is from Lycium ferocissimum isolate CSIRO_LF1 unplaced genomic scaffold, AGI_CSIRO_Lferr_CH_V1 ctg19742, whole genome shotgun sequence.
AACAGataggaagaaatcacctagtgttttgtCTCTGCTGGGAATTGAATCTGAACCCCATGGtgctcaacccacttcattgagcactaggccacacccttggggGGGAGACTCTTCAGATCATTATGAATAGTTGTTTAAAATTAGTAATgaacttttttctttctgtCTGTCTGATGAGGGGGGTGGTTCAAGAAAGGGTCAAATTAATTTCAAATGAATCATATAAAGATGCTAGTTGTGTCAAGGAATGAATTGAATTTTGTCTAGAGTTGTATGAATTTTCAGTAGTAGTTGCTTTGCACAATAACTATATAAGAGAATTAAAAGAAACTTCTGAACTGAACCATAACACTGataaaaaaaggcaaaaaaaaaagaaaaaaaaaaaaaaagaaagatatgaAAACCTACTTCGAGTCTCCAAGAAGTTAAAAGATTAAAGATGACCAAACAGTTCAGAAGAAGCTCTCAGGCACTCTTTTCGAGACTCTTCTCTCTCCTTCCCTCTAGGAGGGAGAATCTCTCTTTCTCCGGTATTCTTCCACCGGAGATacctctttttcttctctttcttctcctctcattctccccttcttttCTCAGGGACTCACCTTCTGTGGTCGCTCCCCTCTTCTTTCTTAGCTTCTCTCTCCAGATTTTGGAATGGGGGAGAACAGGATTTATTTTAACGCTGGGTTCAAATCTTTTGATATCACCAGGTGGTCTGCCAGCAACTCAGAATGGTATGAGTGGGTGGAGAGAAGTCGCAAAATGATGAGGAGATCAACCATCAGCAGCAAGATCATGGAATGGATTTGCTTTACTCTTACAGAGGCTTCAAAGGACCAGAAAAGAGTGGTTAGGAGATGGAAATTCTCAGAGCAGGACTCAGAGCACTTTTGCACAAGGAAATTTAATGAGCATGGGAGATACATGAGCATTCTGTCCTTGAATGGTGGAGGAAGATCAGTACTTATTATTCCTGAACCAGTCTTGAATGCAGGTTGGAATGAGATAGCATTTAAGATCAACAACTTTATTAAATGCTCCAAAAAAGTAGCATTAGCTGCTCCCCCGAGATTAACTGAGGCCAACTACCCGTATGCGAAGGCTGTACAAAATAGTAAATGGCAGACTAAGAGTCTTCGTAAAGCAGAGGTGACTAGTAACAGTGGAAACATTGTCATCTCTGAAGCTGCTGAAGGACAAGAGAAAGGGCTTCTGAAGAGATGTTTAGTGGGGTGTTTTGGAGAAGAGGCTAAGGAAAGACCCACACTTGCCGATATAAGAAGGTggtcaacttcaacttggaaaAATGTTTTTGGGGTGAACATCTATGAGATGTACGGGGATTTGTTCTTATTCGAATTCCCTAATAGATACATGGCGGAGAGGACCATTCAAGGGCAATGGTTTTGGAAAAAGCTCAGGTTGCAATTAGAATGGTGGAATCCTATGGCGGGGAGTATTTCAAACTCTGTTGAAATCAAGGAAACCTGGATTAAAGCGGTTGGAATTCCTCTTCATCTGTGGTCGCAgaaaatttttaaagaaatagGGGAGTTGTGTGGAGGATGGATGGCAACAGAAGAAGAAACAGAGCTGAAGAATCATCTAGAATGGGCCAGAATTCTGGTAAGGAACGATGGGAGGAATATGCCAAGAGAGGTGTCCATAACTCGTAATGGAATCACTCACCACATTCCAATCTGGCCGGAAAGCAAGACAAGATACGAATTATCACCGGAATTAGCAAAAGGAGGCATCGGAGAAGAAGAAACAGAGCAAGAACCAGTTATTGCTTTTACCCATCAGGCAAATAGGGTTACCAACTGCGTTGAAGTACAAAAATCCCCTTTTTACAGGGATTTCAAAGTCAGAGACCACGTGGGTGGTACTTCTTCTACTGCTGAggtttttttgaaaacatatgcACGTGAGGAGCATGTGGTTGacttaaatgaaatatcagaaGTGGGCCAGCAGGTTGAGCCCAATAAGGAGGCAgcttttaataaatattttgggcCAGACTTTGCAGGCCAAGTCATTTTTAATGACTTACAAGGCCTCAATTCACAACATCTCTTCAGCGATCACTTTGTTGAAGTACTGGAACCTTATTCCATTCAAAAGCCGGGGCCTGCAAAGCTTCAAAGTGCAGAATATCAAGTAAATAATGCAGAGATAACTGCAATAACAACAGAGGCTGGTTTTGGGGAAACTTCTCAAGGTTTAAATGGGGTAACAGAATCTTTGGAGGAAAGAGAAGATGAGAGCAGGGATATGGGAGATCAAACTATGGAATTAGCCCAACAAAATTCAATCacagctatagaaaattgggaagtAGAAGAGGCTGAACCTCTTCTCATTCAGCAACAACAAGCCATTCATGACAAAGAAAGGGAGACATCAGTTTGGGTTCAACAAAATATGATCAAACTGGGCAAATTACTAGGGGCAGATTTCCAGGGGCATGAAGAGGAGGCCTTGGAATTGTTGTTACAAGTAGATAGTTGCAGACAAGCTAGAAGGATGGAGTCTGACAGTGTGTGCATGAAGACAAGATTCAAAGGGGCACAAGAATTAAAAGGTCTACTTACTTTTGATGTTAAATTCAAGAGCAAGGGGGAAAGGAGTAAGGGGAGCAAGATACTTAACTTGGATCCATGCAGTTCAAAATAGTTTCTTGGAATGTGAGGGGATGAATGACAGGGATAAAAGGAGAATTGTGCAGAGTTTGGTAGTTGACTGGAAGGCAGATATCATATGCCTCCAGGAGACTAAACTAGAGGGGGACATTAGAGATATTGTCAAACAAGTGTGGGGAGGAAGATGGATCAAATTTGCTTACTTGGAGGCTAGTGGCACTAGAGGGGGTATCATGATGATGTGGGATTGCAGAAGCTGGAAGGGGGAAGTTTTGGAAATTGGCAGCTATACTTTGACGTGCAAGTTTGAAGCACAACTTCAGAACTTTTCATGTCATATAACTGGGGTCTATGCTCCAAATAACTACATCGAAAGAAGGACAGTGTGGGACGAGGTTGGTGCAGTCCGGGGATTGATGGAAGGGCCTTGGGCTGTTTGTGGAGACTTTAATGTCGCCAGATTCATctcagaaaaaagaaattgtagGAGAAGAACAAGGAGTATGGTGGAATTTTCTGATTTCATTGAAGACATGAACTTAATTGATCTACAATTAGAAGATGGTAACTACACATGGTTCAAAGGGGATAATCAAGATAGAGCTTCCAAAATTGATCGGTTCTTGATTTCTGAGGAGTGGGATGACAGTTTTAGTAATATAAAACAGATTCCCCTACAAAGATTAGCATCTGATCACATTCCACTAGCTTTAGAGGGGGGCACGTGGAACAGGAGCAAAAACTATTTCAAGTTTGAGAACTGGTGGCTAGGAACAACTGGTTTCAATGACAGAGTCCAAGAATGGTGGAGCTCTTTCAGTTTTTCAGGCATGCCTGACTATGTACTGGCTTGTAAATTAAAAGCTCTCAAATCAAAACTCAAGGACTGGAGCAGAAGTGAGACAGGAAATCTGGGTCATCAAAGGAAGAATCTGTTAAGCCAAATGGCAGAACTGGATGAGGTGCTAGGAGACAGAGTTTTAACAGAGGAAGAAACTGTAAAGAAGGCAGCACTGTTCATGGAGTACGAGGAGTTGATAAAAAATGAGGAAATCTCATGGAGACAAAAATCTAGGGCCTTATGGTTGAAAGAAGGTGACAGGAACACAAAGTTTTTTCACAAAGTGGCAAATGCACATAAAAGATTCAACAATATTCACCAACTGATGATCCAAGGAGAATTAACAGAGGAGCCAGCTAGAATAGAAGAGGAAATTATTGATTACTATCAGAAACTGTACAAAGAAACTACTCAGTGGAGACCTACATGCCATTATGACAATTGCCCAGTCTTATCTGAGGAGGATAAGGATTCTCTACAAGGTAGCTTTGATGAGAGTGAAGTGCTAAGGTGTTTGAAGTTGTGTGCAATAGATAAAGCACCTGGGCCGGATGGCTTTACTATGGGTTCTTCATCAAGTGTTGGGACATAGTGAAGCAGGACATCATGAATGCTTTTCAAAACTTCTATGACAAAGAAGTCTTTGAAAGAAGCTTCAATGCAACATTTATTGCTCTCATTCCTAAGAAGAAAGGTGCTAAGGAACTAAGGGATTTCAGGCCTATCAGCTTGATAGGTAGCATCTACAAATTGTTCTCCAAAGTTTTGACAGAGAGATTAAAAGGAGTGATCTCAAAATTGGTGGATTCTCAACAAATGGCTTTCATTAAAGGTAGACAGATCATGGATGATGTCCTTGTAGCTAATGAAGCAGTTGACTCTAGGTTGAAACAAAAGAAACCTGGTATCTTGTGCAAACTTGATATTGAAAAGGCTTATGACCATGTTAATTAGAGTTTCCTTCTTAGCTTGCTAGAAAGGATGGGTTTTGGTCAAAAATGGATACACTGGATTAAATTCTGCATCTCTACTGCTAGCTTTTCAGTCCTTATAAATGGCTCTCCAGCGGGGTTTTTCAAAGCACAAAGGGGACTCAGGCAAGGTGACCCTTTATCACCTTTTCTGTTTGTGATTGCTATGGAAGGCCTTAATAATATGATTAAAACAGCCAATCTGAATGGATGGATAAAAGGCTTTGATGTAGCTAGAATTGGCAATGACAGATTAGAGGTGACTCATTTACAATATGCTGATGATACTCTCATATTCTGTGTGATGCTGAAGAGGATCAATTGAGATATCTTAGGGTGATTCTGGTTCTTTTTGAAGGAATATCTGGCTTGCATATCAACTGGAGGAAAAGTTTCCTTTACCCTATTAATGAAGTTGCAAACTGATAAGCCACGTATATTTCATACTTATTCAAGGAGGAAGAAgcaaagaaatatagaaatccAGGAGGATTGAGCAGTTACTTAATAAGTTACTGAAAGTTATCTGCTAGGCAGTTTCTTACAGTTACTAGAAGTTATATGTTCCTATCATAAATGTAGTTTAGTAGTTATGGGTCATCCTATTATATAAATAATGCATCTTAGTAATGTAGGATTGTAGGGTAACTATCTATTGTATGCAGACAGATTGTTCTAAGAGATATGAGATGCTTGTGTCTCTCTATTATTAAAATATCAGAATAACTTCTCTTTATTTATCCATTTCTGAACCTCTGTTGCTAttattggtatcagagcagtaaGATCTGCCATGGTTAACACACGGACCAACGCTTCAACCAGCGAACCCATCATGTCGACTAATGATCAGATCGGTCAACAATTGACCACTATAGCAGCGAAATTGGAAGCCATAGATGCTTTGGCTGCAGATGTTGCTGCATTAAAAGCGCAAAACAGTCAGAATCAGCAAGGAAAATCTAAAGTTTTACCGGAAGAGGGTGAGGTCGATAGCACTTGGAGGCATCCAGAGACTTATCGGCGTTCGCACACAAAGATGGAATTTCCGAAGTATGAGGGAGGAGATCCTCGAGGTTGGATTCTGAAAGCAGAAAAGTATTTTCAATATTATCAAACACCTGATGATTGCAAGGTTGATGTGGCTTCAATGTCTTTGGAAGGAGATGCATTGGATCTTTTTGCTTGGATCAACAGCGAAAGAACCATTTATTACTGGGATGAGTTGGTGAAAGTTATGCAAGAAAATTATGGACCCGCTGAATTTCAAAATCCAGATGAGCATTTGTGTAGTATCCAACAGACTGGATCGGTGTTTGAGTATAGGCAGGAATTTGCAAAACGAGCAGCACGTGTGCAAAATTGGCCAGAACACTGTTTGCTTGGAGTTTTCCTTAGTGGGCTCAAAGAAGACCTTCGTGTGGACGTTAGGATTCACAAGCCTCGATCTGTATATAAGGCAATGAGTCTGGCTTTAGAATATGAAGGAAAACTGGGACCAAATCGGTCCAGTAAGGTTACCGCTTGGCCTTCTGTATCAAGACCTTCATCAATTGGGACTTCCTCTCCAGCGGCTCGAGAATCGTTTAATTTTCAATCATCCCGCCAACCAGTTACACGTCCTTTCCAACAACCATCACTTCCAAACACTCGCCAATTGAATTCTGAACAACAAATTCGGCGAGAAAAAGGCCTATGCTACCGTTGTGGAGACAAGTTTAGCCCTGGTCATCGTTGCAAACCTGGGACTTTTGCACATTTGGAGTTACTGGAAGAGGAGAACGATGTGCAAAATGTTGAAGGTAAACAGAATGACGACATACCCCCAACTGATTTGGCAGAAATCTCCTTTCATGCAATTTTGGGCAAAGAATCTGCTTCAACTTTGAAACTTCAGGCACTCTTTGTGGGCGTAAAGTGCTGATGTTGGTTGACAGCGGTCTACGCATAATTTTGTGGCTGAAGAACTTGTCGCGGAACTTGGATTGGCAGTCCAGCATGTTCCCACCTTCGGTGTCCAAATTGGAAATCGTGACATTATCAAATGCAATCGAATTTGCAAGGACTTGTCAGTCGAATTTCCTCAGTTGGTCATCACACAagattttttcccttttctcatTGGTGGAGCAGACATTGTGTTGGGCATAAAATGGTTGGCTTCCTTAAACACAATACAAGCTAATTGGAATGAGATGTTTCTAATCTTCCAATTAGATGGAAAAAATTACAAGTTGCAAGGAGTTGCTCAGAAAACACTCGCAACAGCATCCTTTCAATCCTTGGTGGCCACAACCGAATATTCAGGTGACATCCCTACTTCGCATATGATACAACAACTCCTTAATGAGTTTAATGATGTCTTTTCAGAACCCAATTCCCTGCCCCCTTTTCGTCAATTCACTCATTCTATCCCTTTGCTTCCAAATTCAAAAACCCCTAATTTACGTCCATATCGGTATCCTTTCTCCCAAAAACTGAAATTGAAAAACAAGTCTCTATTCTGTTGCAATCTGGTTTTATTCGTCCAAGTTCCAGTCCATTTGCGAGTCCAGTCCTGTTAGTTAAGAAAAAGATGGTAGCTGGCGTATGTGTGTCGATTACCGTAGCCTTAATCAGATCACCATCCCAGATAAATACCCTATACCCAACATCGATGAACTACTTGACGAACTCCATGGGTCAACCATATTTTCTAAGATAGACTTGCGTTCTGGATACCACCAAATTCGTGTCAATCCTTCCGATATTTCTAAAACTGCTTTTCGCACTCATTCTGGCCATTATGAGTATGTTGTCATGCCTTTTGGTTTGACTAATGCTCCGTCCACATTTCAAGCCGCCATGAATGATCTTTTCCGCCCCCACTTGCGCAAATTCATCCTTGTCTtctttgatgatattctagtctaCAGTCCTAACTCCCAGCAACATTATGAGCATCTTCGGACAACCCTTAGCCTTTTGTCTAGCCATTCTTACTATGCCAATCCCAAGAAATGTTTATTTGACCAACCACAAATCGGGTTTCTGGGTCATACAGTATCAAGTGACGGTGTGGGGGTTGATCCTGAAAAGGTTGCTGCTGTCTTGGAATGGCCGTTACCTAAATCTATAAAGGAGCTACGTGGGTTTTTGGGTTTAACCGGGTATTACCGACGCTTTGTGCGTCATTATGGCATGCTGGCTCGTCCTTTGACTGACTTGACTAAGAAGGATGCATTTCATTGGACTGATGATGCTACTGATGCTTTCCACCAGTTAAAGGAAGCTTTGATTTCAGTTCCTGTTTTATGTCTTCCAGATTTTACTCAACCTTTTACGGTGGAATGTGATGCTTCTACAACAGGAATTGGTGCCATTTTGTTACAGAAGGATCATCCCATCGCATACTTCAGCAAAGGCTTGTCTTTTTCTAACAGAATCAAATCCGCCTATGACAGGGAACTCTTAGCCTTGGTGTTGGCTTTACAGAAATGGAAACATTATTTATTGGGGCatcatttttttgtgaaaaCTGATCATTATAGTCTGAAATTCTTATTGGATCAGCGGATTACCACAGCCGAACAACAACGCCTTTTGTTGAAGCTTCTGCCTTTTGACTTCACTATCATTCATAAGCCTGGGCGTGAAAATATAGGAGCAGATGCTCTTTCTCGCAGGCCACATTCTGCCAGTCTTTTGGCTTTGGTGGTTCCTATTTCCATGGATTTCGGAAATTTGCAAGCCAAGTTGCAATCAGATCCTTATACAAAGGAACTTCTTTTACAGAAGCTTGATGATCCCACTTCTCTACCGGACTTTCAGATATCATCTAATCTTTTATACTACAAGTCCCGACTGGTCATTCCTgatgattcttttcttaaagCTAAGATATTAGCTGaggttcatgattctcatgttGGAGGACATGGTGGTTTCTTAAAAACTCTTAAACGGGTTTCCGAGAGTTTTTATTGGCCCCATTTGAAGAAAGATGTCAAGCACTATGTCCAACATTGTttgatatataaaaaaataagtatcaGACACTTGCTCCAGCCGGTCTTCTACAACCTCTTCCTATTCCCGAGCGCGTTTGGGAAGATATTTCACTAGATTTCATTGTCGGCCTTCCAAAATCTGGTGGATTTGATTCAGTATTGGTGGTAGTGGATCGTTTCAGTAAATACAGTCATTTCATTGGCTTATCTCACCCATTTACTGCTAAATCTGTTGCTGGCCTCTTTTGCAAGGAAATTATCCGGCATCATGGCATCCCACGTTCAATTTTGTCTGATCGTGATGTTGTTTTCCTTAGTGCTTTTTGGCAGGAGCTCTTTCGCCTCAGTAATACTCGCCTTCGCATGGGCACTTCCTATCATCCTCAATCTGATGGCCAAACTGAGGTTGTCAATCGTTGTTTAGAGGCATACTTGCGCTGCTTTGCTCATGACCAGCCTCGCCAATGGAGTAAGTTTCTTGCTTGGGCTGAATATTCCTTCAATACCGGGTTTCACACATCTACCGGTTATTCTCCATTCAAGATTGTGTATGGACGTGATCCCCCGCCGCTGCATCCTTATCATCGTGGCGACACCAATATTGCTGACCTTGAAGAACAGATGTTGACTAGAGATGCTATGCTGAAACTTATGAAGGACAACCTTCTGAAAGCCCAATCTAGGATGAAAGCACAGGCTGATTCTAAGCGCAGAGATCTCTCTTTTAATGTTGGCGATGCTGTCCTTTTACGTCTTCAGCCATATCGCCAAAAGTCCTTGGCCAACCGTCCATTTCAGAAACTGTCCCCTCGTTTCTTTGGCCCTTACAAAGTCATTCGTAAAGTGGGACCTGTATCCTATGAGCTTGAACTTCCAGCCAGTTCCAAAATCCATCCGATCTTCCATGTTTCTCTCTTAAGGCCTGCCCTTGGTTCTGAAATTCCTTCCCAGCCGCCGGAACTACCATTAAATGATGAGGGCGAGCTCATTCTCTCCCCTGCACAGGTGCTAGATCATCGTTGGAGACCACCAACAGCCCATCCTCAACTTGAGTTGCTGATTCAATGGGTTAGTCGACCTCTCGAAGAAGCTAGCTGGGAAAATTATGACTTGTTAGCTGCCCAGTTTCCAGATTTTCGCCTTGAGGACAAGTCGTCTTTCCAGGAGGGGTGTACTGATAAGCCACGTATATTTCATACTTATTCAAGGAGGAAGAAgcaaagaaatatagaaatccAGGAGGATTGAGCAGTTACTTAATAAGTTACTGAAAGTTATCTGCTAGGCAGTTTCTTACAGTTACTAGAAGTTATATATTCCTATCATAAATGTAGTTTAGTAGTTATGGGTCATCCTATTATATAAATAATGCATCTTAGTAATGTAGGATTGTAGGGTAACTATCTATTGTATGCAGACAGATTGTTCTAAGAGATATGAGATGCTTGTGTCTCTCTATTATTAAAATATCAGAATAACTTCTCTTTATTTATCCATTTCTGAACCTCTGTTGCTATTACAAACATGGACCTGTTAGCTGCTGTTCTGGGTGGTGAAGTAGGCACCTTACCAACAATATATCTTGGAATGCCTTTAGGAGCCAAATCTAAGTCAGTAGA
It contains:
- the LOC132043004 gene encoding uncharacterized protein LOC132043004, with protein sequence MNDRDKRRIVQSLVVDWKADIICLQETKLEGDIRDIVKQVWGGRWIKFAYLEASGTRGGIMMMWDCRSWKGEVLEIGSYTLTCKFEAQLQNFSCHITGVYAPNNYIERRTVWDEVGAVRGLMEGPWAVCGDFNVARFISEKRNCRRRTRSMVEFSDFIEDMNLIDLQLEDGNYTWFKGDNQDRASKIDRFLISEEWDDSFSNIKQIPLQRLASDHIPLALEGGTWNRSKNYFKFENWWLGTTGFNDRVQEWWSSFSFSGMPDYVLACKLKALKSKLKDWSRSETGNLGHQRKNLLSQMAELDEVLGDRVLTEEETVKKAALFMEYEELIKNEEISWRQKSRALWLKEGDRNTKFFHKVANAHKRFNNIHQLMIQGELTEEPARIEEEIIDYYQKLYKETTQWRPTCHYDNCPVLSEEDKDSLQGSFDESEVLRCLKLCAIDKAPGPDGFTMGSSSSVGT